A genomic stretch from Lathyrus oleraceus cultivar Zhongwan6 chromosome 2, CAAS_Psat_ZW6_1.0, whole genome shotgun sequence includes:
- the LOC127118493 gene encoding zinc finger protein CONSTANS-LIKE 6 — protein sequence MRYISSLRSPKKEEHEVPEAITPILPPNFNKPYINEDFYLFDELEEYLNIEEEEQNSSPQNTCNSSNELHWDFMEWNEFPFNERKDDNISKCNFELKREIYNDGFWEVDDENCVALKLNLNLNYQDVLDAWSDRGSPWADDCSLSLSSSNNCSYMGEVPILEEERTRREASVLRYKEKRQNRLFSKKIRYQVRKLNADKRPRIKGRFVKRH from the exons ATGAGATACATTTCATCCCTTAGAAGTCCAAAGAAAGAAGAACATGAAGTACCAGAAGCTATCACTCCAATACTACCTCCAAACTTCAACAAACCTTACATCAATGAAGATTTCTATCTCTTCGATGAGCTCGAAGAGTACTTGAACATCGAAGAAGAAGAACAAAATTCATCACCACAAAACACATGTAACAGTAGTAATGAGCTTCATTGGGATTTCATGGAATGGAATGAGTTTCCATTTAATGAAAGGAAAGATGATAACATAAGCAAATGCAATTTTGAGTTGAAGAGAGAAATTTACAATGATGGATTTTGGGAAGTGGATGATGAAAATTGTGTTGCtttgaaattgaatttgaatttgaattatCAAGATGTTTTGGATGCATGGTCTGACCGGGGCTCTCCTTGGGCTGATGATTGTTCTCTTTCATTGTCTTCCTCCAATAATTGCTCCTAT aTGGGAGAAGTGCCAATATTGGAAGAAGAGAGAACAAGAAGAGAAGCAAGTGTTCTTAGGTACAAAGAGAAACGTCAGAACAGATTGTTCTCTAAGAAGATAAGATATCAAGTTCGGAAATTAAACGCTGATAAAAGACCAAGAATCAAG GGTCGCTTTGTGAAGAGACACTGA